One window of the Fusobacterium animalis 7_1 genome contains the following:
- a CDS encoding homoserine dehydrogenase — MKIAILGFGTVGSGVYEIAKTLKNIEVKKVLEKDLSKINIATDSYDEIINDKEIELVVECMGGLHPAYEFIMKALQNKKSVVSANKAVIAKYLDEFLKTAKENNVEFRFEASVGGGIPCLAGIQKIHRIENIDKFYGIFNGTSNFILDNMYRFENEFVTSLKTAQKLGYAEVDPSADIDGYDVTNKVIISFALAYDGFIKNEFPCFTMRNITKEDILYFKKQGFVAKYIGEATTKGNKYEASVMLNLFPINALEANVLSNYNIVTVQSHTMGEVKFYGQGAGKLPTANAIIQDILDAQTKISFNPISIEKKYTYSSNLFKHKYVIRSNEELKGNFEKLDKNGNNLYHYTKEITQTDLLKLVEEKDYLVVKLNEVLV, encoded by the coding sequence ATGAAAATAGCAATTTTAGGTTTTGGAACAGTTGGAAGTGGAGTTTATGAAATAGCAAAAACTTTAAAAAATATTGAAGTAAAAAAAGTTCTTGAAAAAGATTTAAGCAAAATAAATATTGCAACAGATAGTTATGATGAAATTATTAATGACAAAGAAATTGAATTGGTTGTTGAGTGTATGGGAGGATTACATCCTGCCTATGAATTTATTATGAAAGCTTTACAAAATAAAAAATCTGTTGTAAGTGCAAATAAAGCTGTTATAGCAAAATATTTAGATGAATTTTTAAAAACTGCTAAGGAAAACAATGTAGAATTTCGTTTTGAAGCAAGTGTTGGAGGAGGTATTCCTTGTCTTGCAGGTATTCAAAAAATTCATCGTATAGAAAATATAGATAAATTCTATGGAATTTTTAATGGGACAAGTAATTTTATTTTAGACAATATGTATAGATTTGAAAATGAATTTGTTACAAGTTTAAAAACTGCCCAAAAGTTAGGATATGCAGAAGTAGACCCAAGTGCAGATATAGATGGTTATGATGTAACTAATAAGGTTATAATAAGTTTTGCACTGGCTTATGATGGTTTTATTAAAAATGAATTTCCTTGTTTTACAATGAGAAATATTACAAAAGAAGATATTTTATACTTTAAGAAACAAGGCTTTGTAGCTAAATATATAGGTGAAGCTACAACAAAAGGTAACAAATATGAAGCTTCTGTTATGTTAAATCTATTTCCAATAAATGCCTTAGAAGCTAATGTTTTAAGTAACTATAATATTGTTACAGTACAATCTCACACTATGGGAGAAGTTAAATTTTATGGGCAAGGTGCAGGAAAACTACCTACTGCAAATGCAATTATTCAAGATATTTTAGATGCACAGACAAAAATTTCTTTCAACCCTATTTCAATAGAAAAGAAATATACCTATTCTTCAAATTTATTTAAACATAAATATGTTATTCGTTCAAATGAAGAATTAAAAGGAAATTTTGAAAAACTAGATAAAAATGGAAATAACTTATATCACTACACAAAAGAAATAACACAAACTGATTTGTTAAAATTAGTTGAAGAAAAAGACTATCTTGTTGTAAAATTAAACGAGGTGCTAGTATAA
- the ftcD gene encoding glutamate formimidoyltransferase, with the protein MAKIVECIPNYSEGKDLAKIERIVAPYKNNPKIKLLSVEPDANYNRTVVTVLGDPDEVKKAVIESIGIATKEIDMNKHKGEHKRMGATDVVPFLPIQEMTTEECNEISREVGKAVWEKFKLPVFLYESTATAPNRVSLPDIRKGEYEGMAEKLKQPEWAPDFGERAPHPTAGVTAIGCRMPLIAFNINLATTDMSIPKEIAKDIRFSSGGFRFIQAGPAEILDKGFVQVTMNIKDYTKNPIYRIMETVKMEAKRWGVKVTGCEIIGATPFASLTDSLKYYLACDGIKDDVDAMSMEKVVELMIKYLGLTDFDVKKVLEANI; encoded by the coding sequence ATGGCAAAAATAGTAGAATGTATACCAAATTATAGTGAAGGTAAAGATTTAGCAAAAATTGAAAGAATCGTAGCACCTTATAAAAATAATCCAAAAATTAAACTTTTAAGTGTAGAACCAGATGCAAATTACAATAGAACAGTTGTAACAGTATTAGGTGATCCAGATGAAGTTAAAAAAGCTGTTATTGAATCAATAGGAATTGCAACTAAGGAAATAGATATGAATAAACACAAAGGTGAACACAAAAGAATGGGAGCAACAGATGTTGTACCTTTCTTACCAATTCAAGAAATGACTACTGAAGAATGTAATGAAATTTCAAGAGAAGTGGGTAAAGCTGTTTGGGAAAAATTCAAATTACCAGTTTTCTTATATGAAAGCACTGCAACTGCTCCAAACAGAGTATCTCTACCTGATATAAGAAAAGGTGAATATGAAGGAATGGCAGAAAAATTAAAACAACCTGAATGGGCACCAGATTTTGGAGAAAGAGCGCCTCACCCTACTGCTGGCGTTACTGCTATTGGTTGTAGAATGCCTTTAATAGCTTTCAATATTAACTTAGCAACAACTGATATGAGTATTCCAAAAGAAATTGCAAAAGATATAAGATTTTCAAGTGGAGGTTTTAGATTTATTCAAGCTGGACCTGCTGAAATTTTAGATAAAGGTTTTGTTCAAGTTACAATGAACATAAAAGATTATACTAAAAACCCTATTTACAGAATAATGGAAACTGTAAAAATGGAAGCTAAAAGATGGGGAGTAAAAGTTACTGGTTGTGAAATTATAGGAGCAACTCCTTTTGCATCATTAACTGATTCTTTAAAATATTATTTAGCTTGTGATGGAATAAAAGATGATGTGGATGCTATGTCTATGGAAAAAGTTGTTGAATTAATGATTAAATATTTAGGCTTAACTGATTTTGATGTTAAAAAAGTATTAGAAGCTAATATCTAA
- a CDS encoding cyclodeaminase/cyclohydrolase family protein: MKLVELDVLKFLDVVDSNSPAPGGGSVSALASSLGASLARMVAHLSFGKKKYEALSDDVKAKFVANFDELLKIKNELNDLIDRDSEAYNTVMAAYKLPKETDEEKATRSVEIQKSLKYAIQTPYDIVVLSGKAISLLGEILANGNQNAITDIGVGTMLLMVGLEGGILNVKVNLSSIKDTAYVEKINKEISEIKAVAEKEKERIMGIVNAAL, from the coding sequence ATGAAATTAGTAGAATTAGATGTATTGAAATTTTTAGATGTAGTTGATTCAAACTCTCCTGCACCTGGTGGAGGTTCAGTTTCTGCTCTTGCTTCATCATTAGGAGCAAGTCTTGCAAGAATGGTTGCTCATTTAAGTTTTGGAAAGAAAAAATATGAAGCATTGTCTGATGATGTTAAAGCTAAATTTGTTGCAAACTTTGATGAATTATTAAAAATTAAAAATGAATTAAATGATTTAATTGACAGAGACTCTGAAGCATATAACACAGTTATGGCTGCATATAAATTACCAAAAGAAACTGATGAAGAAAAAGCTACAAGAAGTGTTGAAATTCAAAAATCTTTAAAATATGCTATCCAAACTCCTTATGATATAGTTGTTTTATCTGGAAAAGCAATTTCTTTATTAGGAGAAATCTTAGCAAATGGAAACCAAAATGCAATAACTGATATTGGTGTAGGAACTATGCTTTTAATGGTAGGACTTGAAGGTGGAATCTTAAATGTTAAAGTAAACTTATCTTCAATTAAAGATACAGCTTATGTAGAAAAAATTAATAAAGAAATTTCTGAAATAAAAGCTGTTGCTGAAAAAGAAAAAGAAAGAATTATGGGAATAGTTAATGCTGCATTATAA
- the tnpB gene encoding IS200/IS605 family element RNA-guided endonuclease TnpB, translating to MKIVKKAYKFRIYPTLEQISFFAKSFGCVRKVYNLMLDDRKKNYEEYKSTGIKTKYPTPAKYKEEYPYLKEVDSLALANAQLNLEKAYKNFLKNKDFGFPKYKCKSNPVQSYTTNNQNTIYIRDSYIKLPKLKSLVKIKLHRKIKGIIKLVTISKNSLNHYFASILCEEEIEELAKTSKNIGIDLGIKEFATMSDCTKVENLKLSKEYEKKLKREQRKLSRRCKLAKDSNKKISDSKNYQKQKKKVAKIHNKIRNKRKDFINKLSTKIINNHDIICIEDLNIKGMLKNHKLAKSISDVSWSEFVRQLEYKANWYGRKVIKVPTFYPSSKTCSSCGNIKETLKLSERIYHCKCCGLEIDRDYNASINILRKGLEILKEEKVS from the coding sequence ATGAAAATAGTTAAAAAAGCATATAAATTTAGAATATATCCTACCTTAGAACAAATTAGCTTTTTTGCTAAGTCTTTTGGTTGTGTTAGAAAAGTATATAATCTTATGTTAGATGATAGAAAGAAAAATTATGAAGAATATAAATCAACGGGAATTAAAACTAAATATCCTACTCCTGCTAAATATAAAGAAGAATATCCTTATCTAAAAGAAGTAGATAGCTTAGCTCTTGCTAATGCACAATTAAATTTAGAAAAAGCCTATAAAAATTTTCTTAAAAATAAAGATTTTGGTTTTCCAAAATATAAATGTAAATCCAATCCAGTCCAAAGCTATACTACAAATAATCAAAACACAATATATATTAGAGATAGCTATATAAAACTTCCTAAACTAAAATCGCTAGTCAAAATCAAATTACATAGAAAAATAAAAGGTATAATTAAATTAGTAACAATAAGTAAAAATAGTCTCAATCATTATTTTGCTTCAATATTATGTGAAGAAGAAATAGAAGAATTAGCAAAGACTAGTAAAAATATTGGAATAGATTTAGGAATAAAAGAATTTGCAACAATGAGCGATTGTACAAAAGTAGAAAATTTAAAGCTATCAAAAGAATATGAGAAAAAACTGAAAAGAGAACAAAGAAAACTATCAAGAAGATGTAAACTTGCTAAAGATAGCAATAAAAAAATATCAGATAGTAAGAATTATCAAAAGCAAAAGAAAAAAGTAGCAAAAATTCATAATAAAATTAGAAATAAAAGAAAAGACTTTATAAATAAGTTGAGTACAAAAATTATCAATAACCACGATATAATCTGTATAGAAGACTTAAATATAAAGGGAATGTTAAAAAATCATAAACTTGCTAAAAGTATATCAGATGTAAGTTGGAGTGAATTTGTAAGACAATTAGAGTATAAAGCTAATTGGTATGGAAGAAAGGTTATAAAAGTACCTACATTTTATCCAAGTAGTAAGACTTGTTCTAGCTGTGGAAATATAAAAGAAACTCTAAAATTATCAGAAAGAATATATCATTGCAAATGTTGTGGACTAGAAATAGATAGAGATTATAATGCAAGTATAAATATATTAAGAAAAGGTTTAGAAATATTAAAAGAAGAAAAAGTAAGTTAG
- a CDS encoding DUF1904 domain-containing protein — translation MPHLKIRGIEKNLIVENSKEIIDELTKIIGCDRNWFTIEHQDTEYIFDGKIVDGYTFVEIYWFARDEKIKKEVADFLTKFIKKINNNKDCCIIFFTLTGDNYCDNGEFF, via the coding sequence ATGCCACATTTAAAAATAAGAGGAATAGAAAAAAATTTAATAGTTGAAAATAGCAAAGAAATTATTGATGAATTGACAAAAATTATAGGCTGTGATAGAAATTGGTTTACCATAGAGCATCAAGACACTGAATATATTTTTGATGGAAAAATAGTTGATGGTTACACTTTTGTTGAAATATATTGGTTTGCAAGAGATGAAAAAATTAAAAAAGAAGTTGCAGATTTTCTAACAAAATTCATTAAGAAAATTAATAACAATAAAGATTGCTGTATTATATTTTTTACTTTAACAGGAGATAATTATTGTGATAATGGAGAATTTTTCTAG
- the tnpA gene encoding IS200/IS605 family transposase produces the protein MKYDNNYHSVYKINYHIVFCIKYCRKVITNEISMRLKEIFLKISPKYKIALMEWEHDTDHIHLLISATPVTELSKFINAYKSASSRLIKKEFPIIKSKLWKEYFWSRSFLVLSVGGASIEVIKKYIQGQGEENENS, from the coding sequence ATGAAATATGACAATAATTATCATTCAGTATATAAAATAAATTACCATATCGTATTTTGTATAAAATATTGTAGAAAAGTTATTACAAATGAGATTTCTATGAGATTAAAAGAAATATTTTTGAAAATATCTCCTAAATATAAAATTGCTTTGATGGAATGGGAACACGATACAGACCATATTCATTTATTGATAAGTGCTACTCCTGTAACTGAATTATCAAAATTTATTAATGCATATAAAAGTGCTAGTAGCAGACTTATAAAAAAAGAATTTCCTATTATTAAATCTAAGTTATGGAAAGAATATTTTTGGAGTAGAAGTTTTTTAGTGTTGAGCGTTGGTGGAGCGAGTATAGAAGTTATTAAAAAATATATTCAAGGACAAGGAGAAGAAAATGAAAATAGTTAA
- a CDS encoding toxin-antitoxin system YwqK family antitoxin codes for MWIIIDILIAILLFYLINKWLKIITITPYKKLYQVEVRENNLVYRIGAKKAYTGYVVQYYKNGKIMVQEKFEKGLKNEQQLYFYEDGKIQRIETYKKGQLHGEYKIYYPTGNLELERLYYYGSPNGKLIKYHKNGAIKLRASFVNGLLYGTVGSYNENRELIMKVEFRNGEPLSEISDNIEEFYLEINEERKKN; via the coding sequence ATGTGGATAATAATAGATATTTTAATAGCAATTTTGCTTTTTTACCTTATTAATAAATGGCTTAAAATCATAACAATTACACCTTATAAAAAATTATATCAAGTTGAAGTAAGAGAAAATAATTTAGTTTATAGAATAGGAGCTAAAAAAGCGTATACTGGCTATGTTGTCCAATATTATAAGAATGGAAAAATTATGGTACAAGAAAAATTTGAAAAAGGTCTTAAAAATGAGCAACAATTGTATTTTTATGAAGATGGAAAAATTCAAAGAATAGAAACTTATAAAAAAGGACAACTTCATGGAGAATATAAAATATATTATCCTACTGGAAATCTTGAGTTAGAAAGACTTTATTATTACGGTAGTCCTAATGGAAAACTTATAAAATATCACAAAAATGGAGCTATAAAGCTTAGAGCATCATTTGTTAATGGATTACTTTATGGAACAGTTGGAAGTTATAATGAAAATAGAGAATTAATTATGAAGGTGGAATTTAGAAATGGAGAGCCTTTATCCGAGATATCTGACAATATTGAAGAGTTTTATTTAGAAATTAATGAGGAAAGAAAAAAGAATTAG
- a CDS encoding toxin-antitoxin system YwqK family antitoxin, with amino-acid sequence MKKNFIIYTFIIFLLTSFTVFAEREVDFEKLKYDEKTGLVYLEGEKEAFTGMAKQYYEDKSLKIEFPYKNGKMEGRGKEYYPSGKFKSDAFFADGLLQGKSTGYYENGNLEYEENYKDGKLDGLIKEYYENGQVFIQENYKDGELDGESFNFNEDGSFRSKAVYKNGELVGDIIKGETGSVVAGDVPDTEEVTVPTENENIESKIAIFAFGTVIIGLIVYTIFKIFTAFPKTNHLTDEQRSRILKILMKYDEGKNGLFSAYRMNGVGTGYYKVRSMMVDNEKVYIYAKMFSILYIPTPITLGYLLCYNKDRILASFSNAAFKEAKKEIEETVLHL; translated from the coding sequence ATGAAAAAAAATTTTATTATCTATACTTTTATTATTTTTTTACTAACTTCTTTCACTGTTTTTGCAGAAAGAGAAGTAGATTTTGAAAAACTTAAATATGATGAAAAGACTGGACTTGTTTATCTTGAAGGTGAAAAAGAAGCTTTTACAGGAATGGCAAAACAATATTATGAAGATAAAAGTTTAAAAATTGAATTTCCATATAAAAATGGAAAAATGGAAGGTAGGGGGAAAGAGTATTATCCCAGTGGTAAATTTAAATCTGATGCATTTTTCGCTGATGGTCTATTACAAGGAAAATCAACAGGCTATTATGAAAATGGTAATTTAGAGTATGAAGAAAATTATAAAGATGGTAAATTAGATGGTCTTATAAAAGAATATTATGAAAATGGACAAGTATTTATTCAAGAAAATTACAAAGATGGGGAACTAGATGGAGAATCATTTAATTTTAATGAAGATGGGAGTTTCAGATCAAAAGCAGTTTACAAAAATGGAGAATTAGTTGGGGATATAATTAAAGGTGAAACTGGAAGTGTAGTAGCAGGAGATGTTCCAGATACAGAAGAAGTAACAGTACCAACTGAGAATGAAAACATTGAAAGTAAAATAGCTATTTTTGCTTTTGGAACTGTTATAATAGGTCTTATAGTTTATACTATTTTTAAAATATTTACAGCTTTTCCTAAAACTAATCATTTAACCGATGAACAAAGAAGTAGAATATTGAAAATTTTAATGAAATATGATGAAGGAAAAAATGGATTATTTTCTGCTTACAGAATGAATGGAGTAGGAACAGGTTATTATAAAGTTCGTTCTATGATGGTAGATAATGAAAAAGTGTATATTTATGCAAAGATGTTTTCAATTTTATATATACCAACTCCAATAACTTTGGGTTATCTTCTTTGTTATAATAAAGATAGAATTTTGGCTAGTTTTTCCAATGCAGCTTTTAAAGAAGCTAAAAAAGAAATAGAAGAAACTGTTTTACATTTATAG
- a CDS encoding DUF1456 family protein — MTNNDFLRRLRYALNIKDNIMVQIFKKGNITVTKEDVLDYLKKDIDEGFKKLTNNDLISFLDGLIIQKRGKREDGTPPPKIKITKNNLNNILLRKLRIALAFKSYDMIRIFKLGGIEISEGELSALFRSEDHKNYKECGDKYIRVFLKGLIEYCRN, encoded by the coding sequence ATGACTAATAATGATTTTTTAAGAAGACTTAGATATGCTCTTAATATTAAAGATAATATTATGGTACAAATTTTTAAAAAGGGAAATATAACTGTTACAAAAGAAGATGTACTTGATTATTTAAAAAAAGATATTGATGAAGGTTTTAAAAAATTAACTAATAATGATTTAATTTCTTTCTTAGATGGTTTAATTATACAAAAAAGAGGAAAGAGAGAAGATGGAACTCCACCTCCAAAAATAAAAATTACAAAAAATAATTTGAACAATATTTTACTTAGAAAGTTGAGGATTGCTCTTGCTTTTAAAAGTTATGATATGATTAGAATTTTTAAACTTGGTGGAATAGAAATTTCTGAGGGTGAGCTAAGTGCACTTTTTAGAAGTGAGGATCATAAAAATTATAAGGAATGTGGAGATAAATATATTAGAGTCTTTTTAAAAGGCTTGATAGAATATTGTAGAAACTAA
- a CDS encoding NADAR family protein — protein MKYNLENLIKDFNSKKKLKFLFFWGHTENGAETTKACFSQWYSCKFVVDEIIYHTAEQYMMAQKTLLFNDNEIFHKIMSSKSPKEYKELGRKIKNFSDSKWNENKYQIVLKGNIAKFSQNEKLKVFLLNTDTKILVEASPYDKIWGIGLSADQENIKNPLTWNGENLLGFALMEVRDLLNKN, from the coding sequence ATGAAATACAACTTAGAAAATTTAATAAAAGACTTTAATTCTAAGAAAAAATTAAAATTTTTATTCTTTTGGGGACATACTGAAAATGGAGCTGAAACAACAAAAGCTTGTTTCAGTCAATGGTATAGTTGTAAATTTGTTGTAGATGAAATTATATATCATACTGCTGAACAATATATGATGGCTCAAAAAACATTATTATTTAATGATAATGAAATTTTCCATAAGATTATGAGTTCAAAATCTCCAAAAGAATATAAAGAATTAGGAAGAAAAATAAAAAACTTCTCTGATTCAAAATGGAATGAAAATAAGTATCAAATTGTTCTAAAAGGAAATATTGCTAAGTTTTCACAAAATGAAAAATTAAAAGTTTTTCTTTTGAACACAGATACTAAAATTTTAGTTGAAGCTAGTCCTTATGATAAAATTTGGGGTATTGGACTTTCAGCTGATCAAGAAAATATTAAAAACCCTTTAACTTGGAATGGTGAAAATTTATTAGGTTTTGCTCTTATGGAAGTTAGAGATTTACTAAATAAAAATTAA
- the hutI gene encoding imidazolonepropionase — protein MQADLVLYNIGQLVTSRELDKTKKMDNIEVIENNGYIVIEKDKIVAVGSGEVPKEYLTPATEMVDLSGKLVTPGLIDSHTHLVHGGSRENEFAMKIAGVPYLEILEKGGGILSTLKSTRNASEKELIEKTLKSLKHMLELGVTTVEAKSGYGLNLKDELKQLEVTKILGYLQPVTLVSTFMAAHATPPEYKDNKEGYVQEVIKMLPIVKERNLAEFCDIFCEDKVFSVDESRRILTAAKELGYKLKIHADEIVSLGGVELAAEIGATSAEHLMKITDSGINALANSDVIADLLPATSFNLMEHYAPARKMIDAGIQIALSTDYNPGSCPSENLQFVMQIGAAHLKMTPKEVFKAVTINAAKAIDKQDIIGSIEVGKKADITVFDAPSMAYFLYHFGINHTDSVYKNGKLVFKK, from the coding sequence ATGCAAGCTGATTTAGTTTTATATAATATTGGACAATTAGTTACATCAAGAGAACTTGATAAAACTAAAAAAATGGATAATATTGAAGTAATAGAAAATAATGGATATATTGTAATAGAAAAAGATAAAATAGTGGCTGTTGGAAGTGGAGAGGTTCCAAAAGAATATTTAACACCTGCAACAGAAATGGTTGATTTAAGTGGAAAATTAGTTACACCAGGGCTTATAGATTCTCACACTCATTTAGTTCATGGTGGTTCAAGAGAAAATGAATTTGCTATGAAAATTGCAGGAGTACCTTATCTTGAAATATTAGAAAAGGGTGGGGGAATTTTAAGTACTTTAAAGTCTACAAGAAATGCTAGTGAAAAAGAACTTATAGAAAAAACTTTAAAAAGTTTAAAACATATGTTAGAACTTGGTGTTACAACTGTTGAGGCTAAAAGTGGATATGGATTAAATTTAAAAGATGAATTGAAACAATTAGAAGTTACTAAAATTTTAGGTTATTTACAACCTGTAACTTTGGTTTCTACATTTATGGCTGCTCATGCTACACCACCTGAATATAAAGATAATAAAGAAGGTTATGTACAAGAAGTTATAAAAATGTTACCTATTGTTAAAGAAAGAAATTTAGCAGAATTTTGTGATATTTTCTGTGAAGATAAAGTTTTCTCTGTTGATGAAAGTAGAAGAATTTTAACTGCAGCAAAAGAATTAGGATACAAATTAAAAATTCATGCTGATGAAATTGTTTCGTTAGGTGGAGTTGAACTTGCTGCTGAAATAGGAGCAACTTCTGCTGAACACTTAATGAAAATAACAGATTCTGGAATAAATGCTCTTGCTAATAGTGATGTAATAGCAGATTTACTTCCTGCAACTTCATTTAACTTAATGGAACACTATGCACCTGCAAGAAAAATGATAGATGCTGGAATACAAATTGCACTGTCTACTGACTATAACCCAGGTTCTTGCCCATCAGAAAACCTACAATTTGTTATGCAAATTGGAGCTGCTCATTTAAAAATGACACCTAAGGAAGTTTTTAAAGCAGTTACTATAAATGCGGCAAAAGCAATAGATAAACAAGATATAATAGGTTCTATTGAAGTTGGTAAGAAAGCAGATATAACAGTTTTTGATGCTCCAAGTATGGCATATTTCTTATATCACTTTGGAATAAATCATACTGACAGTGTTTATAAAAATGGAAAATTGGTTTTCAAAAAATAG